Below is a genomic region from Brassica oleracea var. oleracea cultivar TO1000 chromosome C9, BOL, whole genome shotgun sequence.
TTTTGCATAATGATCAAGCTCCTTGTTTCGAGTGATAACCACCTGTAAATGAAAACATTTGAACTCCTCTCTTCATTCATATTAGACCATGCTTAACTAGCCAAATGATTGAGATCATGTGTCCATTTGTGAGAATTCACCTTGTGTGTGTTTGTGTGTGAATCAATGTGAGAGCTGGTTGAAGGAACTTGTTGGTGATGAGTATTGCAACTTGAGTAGAGGCAAAAGAGTATGGATAGACCTAGAGAAGCTAGAGTATAATAAAGAAGATGCTAATGTTATTTGCTATGTTTCTTTTGGATGTTAAGTTGAGTGCTAGGAAGTGTTACTTTTGGCTATGAGTTCCCACCTTCAAACCTCTTTTCCATATGAGTTCTTGCAAAGGGAGATCTTACTTGGTTCGCTTTGATAGAAAATAATAACACAGCATCACAGTTTCATTGACTATCTAAGGCCTTCGACTTTGTAATGCAATTTTTTGTATGGAGATCGTATATAGTTGTTCGATGAAAGCTGTAGGGTTTATATCGAAAGCTTTGATGTAAGGTTTATATGAGAGAAAAAAAGGGAGGTCAAAGGATAACATCTCTTATTAAGATAGGTGTAAAGAACAAAATTGAATGAGTGTGATTGGGTAACGTTGGATTGCAGAAGTCGGAGCGATGATCTTGAAGGCGAAGAGACGGAGACAACTCAGAAGCAGTGTATTTAGAAGAGGCTCAGACTCGTTAAAAATGGGCCAATCTATCTCGATTAACAAAAGAATGACATGACAATTTAGAAACATTTGATTGGTTGATTTTTTTTAGATGATGTGGATAGCCTTCCTACTCCTCATATATCCCTTTTAGTATTAGTTAGATTATAAAAAATAAATAAAAAGTTTTTAAACATTTATAATCATTGTCTAGTCTAGAACTATATACTTAATTCATTTTTCCAAAACCATAATTCTATACCCTAAACTCTATTTCATAATTCATAATTCCAATTCATATACCCCACATATTACAAACATATAAACTACATTGAATCTGAAATTAAATTTCCAAGTTTCACATATCAAAAATGATTGTATATGACTTACACATTTCAAAAATGTTAGTCTAGGACTTAAAATGATCTTTCCAAACCACATACAACACTTTAAGTCCTATATCATAAATCTTGAATTTAAAATAAAATATAATTACTCTTATTTGGATTTTTTTCTTCGTAAAATTATTTAGAGTTTATATAATTTTTATAATAACAAATTATTTAAAGTTTAGATAATTTAATAATGTCAATAAATAAATAAAAAGGCAAATTATATATTTTTTTTAGCCATTGATTTATTTGGATCAAAGGCCTATATTCGATCTTCTTCTATCATGGTACTTGTTTCCTATTGGCTGAAAAAATAACGGTGAGGATAACAATTATAGACCATTGATCACAAATTAATCAATGGCCCATATTATTTTGGAATTGTTTCTGATTGGACACACATTCAACCTCTTCTCCACGCTTCTTTCTCATTTCCATAGATCTATCTCTCACCTATCTTCTTCTCTTTGTTTCACCACCACCACTCTCCCATCCGCCATAGCTCCCACCTGATATCTTGCATATTTACATTGTTTTAATTATCCTTTCTTGTGCACATTGGTAATTTGGAATAGCATTTACACATGTTTAGGTTGCATTTCCATGCATTAGTCCTTATCAGGTGTTGGAGAGAGTTTCATGATGAACTCTGTGCCCCAAGGAATGTTTTGATGCCCAAAGAATGTAGATGAGTCGTTGAAGGATCCTAGCGGCCAGGCGTAGCGGCAAAGGCTGGTCGCTACAGAAGATATAGCTGAAAACCTGAGGCACCCAAGTACCGTAGCGGGAGTGTATAGCGGGCTAGAGAGACCGCTAGTATTGAAGCGCTTTCTACAGCGGCCAGCCATAGCGACTTCACAAGGTCGCTATGCGTTTAAGACTTCTAAAATCTCCCAAGTATCCTAGCGGCCACACGTAGCGGGCAAGACAAGTCGCTACAGGCGTAGCAACCTCCGGTAGCGATCTTTTCTAGTCACTACGGAGAAAAATATCTATGTTTTTGTGGGTCAAACCAGGTTTGTTGGGTTGGCCCAGCTCGAGTTTTAGTCTTATATAAATACTTTTTAGACCAAAATTTGGGATTATCTTGTTTTCTATCTAATCAAAAGCCACTTTTGGGAAAAAGATCTAATCTTGATCATAATTTCTTATCTTTGCTTGATTATCTTGCTCTCTAATCATGTTTAACCTTGAATCATCCATGGTTTTGGGGTTATTCATGTCTATTAGTGAGTAGACTAATCTTGGATTCNNNNNNNNNNNNNNNNNNNNNNNNNNNNNNNNNNNNNNNNNNNNNNNNNNNNNNNNNNNNNNNNNNNNNNNNNNNNNNNNNNNNNNNNNNNNNNNNNNNNNNNNNNNNNNNNNNNNNNNNNNNNNNNNNNNNNNNNNNNNNNNNNNACCTAAGAGATTAGTTGCTAAAGGAGTTAGGATTGCTATTGGACTTGTTCTCCATGTTTGCTTTAGTAACATTCAACCTAAGAGATTAGATGCTTGAGTTGCTTTACCAAAAGAACATTCATCTAGAGATAGAGCTTGTTTAGCTTAGTGTCTAGGCATAAGGAAAGTGTTTGATTGATATCTTGCCACCCTTAGATTGGATCTACATCTCCCGAGATCAAATGCCTAGCCCCATGAGTCCTCTTGCTTCATATTGAGAAAGAAAGATCATTACTTTATTGCATTAGCTTATTAGTTCTTAGTTCATACCATCTTTAAAACCAGATTGCACTTAGCTTAAGCATGCACTTGCATTCTTTTTGCTTTAGAATCACCTAGGATTGGTTTGACAATCTTTTATACTACATTGATTTGATCTTGGACCCTTGAAAAGTCCTGCATCACCACCATCATCGGTTCTCAGATCCGACGCCACCACCACCGTCTCGTCGTTGATTGTGAGTGCGACACCTGTCCTCTTTGCCTTAAACTCATCGTTTCATTAACTTTTGATGTGGGCTGCTGCGTTTCATAATTGTTTACAATTTAGAGAGATAACCACTATAATGAAAACATATGTAAAGACTGAAACTTTGGAAACGAGAAGGAAAAGAAGGAGCGTACCGTGAGTTTCTGGATGCTACTGACTTCGCCTTGGTTGGAGGCGATATCAACGGTGACGGTTCATTTCGTCGCCACCTCTGGTAACTCAATAACATTCAAGAGTTTAAAATTATTGGCGATGAGTTTTGCAGAGTATGAAGAGGTAGAGGGACGAAGATGATGAGCAACAACACTGAAGAGGTTAAAAAAGAAAATCAAGCCAATTAATAAAAACATTCCACAGTTTAAGCGGTGGCGAGTAAATAAGATCGGTTTCTCAATTCCGCTATGACTCGATCAAGAGAGAAATATAGTTTTTTTTTTGTCTAAAGAAATATAGATATTATCAAAGCAAAGATTGCTCCGAACGAATCATAAGAAGATAAGGGAAGCAATCAAAGGTTTTTATTTCATTTTTAATTAGTTATTGAGAATTAACATGAATGGAAGTGCTATACACGCGCAGAGACATGAGTGTTGGTGGGATATGAGATACAGATTTTAAACTTAAAAGGAAAATAGACAGGAAGCAATGCGTTCAATTTCCATTGGGTCTTTTCTTTTGAGCATTTTGTTTCAAAGAAAAATGACAGAACATAACCGGATTTACTTCGGTTTATTTTAGATTCGATTCAGCTTAAATGCATGCATGATTTTAACCTACACAAGTTTCATTCGATAAATAAATAAACGGAAAATTTTATTGGAAGAAATTGGGTTAATTGAAATTCATAAGACAGAAAACAATAAATAATTTTAAATAATTTTATAATTTTATAATTATCTAGCTACTTATATTTATATAATATTTATATATCAAAATAACATAAATATATGATTATAATTAATATTTAAATAAAAAATCCGGACGTAGCCCGGACCGACCCTAGTCTAATAATATAAAGTAGATAACTCTCTCACAGGAGAATGCCACGTCATAAAATCAGTGAAGCTGGGCGTGACACCTGTCATTTTGCCGAAAACTCACCGTTTCATTTAAGATTCTCTTAATATTTTTGGGCTTCATATTTGGGTTTTCTACCGCTCTTCGTCTTCCTCGGCTGCACACAAAAAAAATCTCTCTCTATGTGTTTCCCATTTTCGAAGATTATCACCTTTTTTTCTCTCAAAACATGACGCCGAGCTTGGATCAGTGGGAGAAGGATCTTTTCTTTCGCGTTGCTGAAGAGGTTCAGGAATCTACTGTAAATAGCAGAACGATAAGAGTGGCTAGGTCTGTGCGTGAGCAGGAAAGTGATTCTCACTGCCTTCTTCCAGTGATGACAAAGAGGAACTTTAAGGAAATCTCGGTCGCTGCCGCTTCCTCACCGATGAACGGTTACAAAAGCCGGAAGGTGAGAAGTTTCAGATTCTTTTGTTGATTGATCGATTTCTCTAATATCCGATACATAGTAACGTTAAATTATTCCGGCATGTAATCTCAAAATTATCAAGCTGATAGGTTTTTATGTTTATTATGATTCATGTAGAAGGCGTTTGTTGATTATGATCACAACATTATCAAGCTGCCAGATTTATTATATGTTTATTATGATTCATGTAGAAGGTGTTTGTTGATTATGATTCCTTTGTATATGTGTTTCAGGCGGTGATGTGTCAGTGGTGAAAGATGTGTCTCACATCCCTGAAATCAAAGCCAGCGATGTTCTGAATGCATACAAGAGGATTTGTATTGACTGGGTCTGATCACGTAGAAGCTTTTGTTGAAACGACCACACAGACAATGGATGCTACCACCCTTTACTTGCAAGATCGTGAGAAGCTTTGATCCATGTTTACGGTATGCTTCAGACAGCTTCTAGATTGGCTTGGTTCTCAAGTTTAAATATGTTTAGCTAGAAAAGGAGCTAGAGAGTTCTTCTACTGGTATGTGAAATATGATATAGGACACTCATTAGATTTACAGAGAACGTAGTGAAGTGTATAGTCATCAGTTTATGAACCCTTAGAAGCATATTCAGGGTTTTGTTAAGTTGCTACTTTCTTTCTATTTGGAATCATTTTCTTAGCTGAAATAGACACTGTGCAAATACTTTTATCGTGGTAATGGCATTGCTGACACATTTGATCACAAAGCCGCTTACATTTGGTCCAAAAAGGATAAGCAAGTTGGAAGAAGATGTCTGCTCATCTATTATTTCTTAAAATTAGTTATCGCTAACTCCATTAATCTATAGAATAAGGGTGGTATTGATAGGTTCAACTCCTATGGGCTGCCTTGACAACTACCTTTTTTTTCCTCGACAACAACTAAATTTGAGCTTCACATATTACAGGACAAGGCACGAGACGCTAAAGGTAAAGTTATTGGCTTTTGTTTCAGTTTTACCCATTCCTTTTAGCATATTTTTTTATAGCTTATATAGAGTAAATTTGTTTGGAACTGTGGATCCTCGGGGGTTAACTATATAAGATGCTGCTGTTAGGTACTTAACCATGAAATAATCTATGAAACTTAATTTGACCTTTTGTCTGGCTCTGAGGTCTTTTTTGCTACTGAGTTAGCAAATGGAATTTGTTTGATTCTAATGGTTTGTATGTAAATGAGTTTCATATTGTTGCTCTGACGAAATGTTTCATGACCTAATGGTTTTGAGCTACTTTTTAATTATTTTTAGATGACCGAAGTTATTATGGAGCATGGATCCAGGTACAACATCTTGAACGTATCTTTAGTTTTTGCTTTTAAGTTTGTTGTTTAATACAAATAGATTTTGTGAGTTGTGACCAAGTATAGTGTGTATATTCTTCATCAAAGTTGATTATTTTGTTTGTCCCTACTGTATCATGAAGATGAAAGAGTTCAATAATCAAAAGATTCACACCCTTAGCAGATGCATTCTCTTAAAAGTATTATATTTAGTTCACTATATAGCTATAAAAGCTTTAATCGTAGCTTAATTATCTAATAAGTCTCTCATTTGTATCTACTCATGAGTGACATCGAGGAAGTCATCTGCCCAAAGTTCATGAAGCATTTGACAGTTCATTGGGATGGAGTGAAGGCTTCTCTCTTTATGCAATCTTATCTCACAGAAGCCATGTCTCAATTAAATAGCCTTCACCTGAAGCGACTAATATGACAATTTTTTTTTTAAAAAAGCATCGACTTCATATTGTTTGAACCATTGATGTTTTGGCTGTTTCGTTTGACTGTTAGTTGTGCCAATCTTTACACATTTTCATATTTGGTCTTTTGTTTAATTAATGTTTTAGATATATACTATCCCGTTTCAAAAAATCTCCGTTTTTATTAAAAAATATTTATTTCAAAAAGACATTTTATACACTTTCAGTATATTGTTTACTGATAAATTGTAAACTTTAAAATGATTGTTTTTTAAAATATATATTTGTTAAAAGTTTTGGGATATATTTTTTCCCTTATAGTTTATTACAAATTAATATTGAATATTCAACATTTTTTCTTAATAGGTTTAAAAAGATCAAAGTTTTATAATATGTATGTACACTAACGCAAATTTATACACAAGTGATATTAATGATGTGAATAAACCGTTCCGGTTGTGAGAAATCTGCGCATTCAAGATTACGATTTATTATGCGGGTTAAGTTGTAAATTGCTATCTATAACTAAATACAGAGAAAATTGAGATTATTTAACTGTATGATGTAATTATATCTAATTTTCTATTTATGCTTATTGTATTTTAACCGGTTTGGTTTTGTCTATTTATGCTAATAATAACAAATTTACACTAAAAAGTCTGCACAACAGAATAAATATGACCATAAATGAAGTTTTATTATTAAATATAATATTTAAATATTTTCGCGGGCTAAATGGTTCCATCTTCAGATTTTAACCAGTCATCTTCGTTTTAAAATAAATTTCGTGACACTACTTAGAAAAATATGTGCCACAATAACGGAGCACAAGCTTGAAGTAGAAGTAACAATATTTGGTCAGTGTATTGCTTATCAGATGGAAATTAAAAGGCCTTCTATGTTATATTTGAACAAACAAAAGCTTATTCTAAAACAAAAATAAACTTAGAATAGAGATACATTAAAATTATATATTAACTAAGAGTGTAAGAGATGAAGTTATAAATTCATTGCAATGCAACGATATACACCATCACTGATGCATAATTGACTGGATTCGAATGAACATAAGATACTTTTGTGCTTGAGAATGAGAATCATTTTGACTAAAATACTGTGTTTCGATCACGTAAATTTATTTTAATGTTTATATTACTTTTTATGAAAAATCAAATCAGTTATGGTAAATTTACATAAAATAATTTAGAAAAAGTAAATTTACACAAAAAATTTTGTTATATAGATAAAATTTGGTCTATACAACGTAATTATACTCACATCTAATTTAACATTAAAAAAACTTTACGCAAAATTATATACTCAGTAAAAATCAATATATCAAATCTCAGCCCCTAGGGAGGGCCTACACTAGTTAGTTAATAACGTTTGGCTCTTTAAAAAGCTTTCTTATTGTACAAAAACAAATGGCTCCGTCATTTCTGAGCATCGCAAAGTTCGTTGAGGCAATACTTCGCCGGAGATTCTCCTCCGCTGGTCTCTCTCTACAAACCCTTTCCATCGACTCCGAAACCACCATACAATACTGGGGTCCACCACCGTTGGAAAACATACAGAAGCCGTCCCTCCTCCTCCTCCACGGCTTTGGCCCCTCCGCTGTATGGCAATGGAACAGACAGAAATGTATATCGCTATTGAAACCTGAGTTTGGCTTTGCATGATTAATATATAATAATATTCAAAAATGGGGAAACACACAGAAAATGTATTCGGAGAAGAGAGGGGAAAAGACAGTACTTCTGGAGGGGCTCAGTATTGGGAGCGACGACAAAACAAACGTTTCACCGATTCAACAGGTTTGCTAATCGCTATCACAGTATCACCATTTTTAAACTATCCCAACGTTAATATATAACTCCGTTACTTGGTTTCTGACATTTAATAAAGAGAAAAAGACAAAAATAGCACTAAATCAAGTTTTTGTTCCCAAACTAAAATTCAAGGTCAAAAGTCACAAAAATAGCATTTAATGTTTTATCAAAAGAAATAAATAAATGTTTATACCATTATAGTAAATTAGCGTAGACATTAGGGTTTAGAGTTAAAGGGTGGGGTTTAGGATTTAGGGTTTAGGGTTTAGGGTTTAGGGTTTAGGGTTTAGAGTTTAGGGTTTAGGTTTTAGGGTTTAGAGTTAAAGGGTGGGGTTTAGGTTTTAGGGTTTAGAGTTAAATGGTGGGGTTTAGAATTTAGGGTTTAGGGTTTAGGGTTTAGGGTTTAGAGTTGAGAATTGGGATTTTGGGGATAAGATTTCAAATTTTGAAAAATAAAAAAATTTTAAATTTTTCAAAAGATAAAATGCTAT
It encodes:
- the LOC106315124 gene encoding LOW QUALITY PROTEIN: uncharacterized protein LOC106315124 (The sequence of the model RefSeq protein was modified relative to this genomic sequence to represent the inferred CDS: inserted 1 base in 1 codon) encodes the protein MAPSFLSIAKFVEAILRRRFSSAGLSLQTLSIDSETTIQYWGPPPLENIQKPSLLLLHGFGPSAVWQWNRQKCISLLKPEFGFKMYSEKRGEKTVLLEGLSIGSDDKTNVSPIQQDVMLIWGXKDQVFPLIMAHDLREMLGKKAKLRVIPKTSHIPQTEKSKEFNGIVMSFLLPPSSSP